In one Hoplias malabaricus isolate fHopMal1 chromosome X1, fHopMal1.hap1, whole genome shotgun sequence genomic region, the following are encoded:
- the LOC136675482 gene encoding ephrin type-B receptor 1-like, whose protein sequence is MESRLLEEAMPVFVVGWEEVSGYDENLNTIRTYQVCNVFEPSQNNWLLTTFIPRRAAQRVYVEMRFTVRDCSSIPRVPGSCKETFNLYYYESDQVIATKGTAFWMEAPYLKVDTIAADESFSQVDFGGRLMKVNTEVRSFGPLSKNGFYLAFQDYGACMSLLSVRVFYKKCPSVVQNFAVFPETMTGAESTSLVIARGMCIPNSEEVDVPIKLYCNGDGEWMVPIGSCTCKAGFEPDNGNICRGLLQLTKLSMLRTDKID, encoded by the exons ATGGAGTCTCGGCTCTTGGAGGAGGCCATGCCTGTGTTTGTGGTTGGC TGGGAGGAGGTGAGCGGTTATGACGAGAACCTCAACACCATCCGCACCTACCAGGTGTGCAACGTCTTTGAGCCCAGTCAAAACAACTGGCTCCTGACCACCTTTATTCCTAGGAGAGCTGCCCAGAGGGTTTACGTGGAAATGCGCTTCACCGTACGCGACTGCAGCAGCATCCCCCGGGTTCCAGGCTCCTGCAAGGAGACTTTCAACCTCTATTACTACGAGAGTGACCAG GTCATTGCCACTAAGGGCACTGCCTTCTGGATGGAGGCTCCCTACTTGAAAGTGGACACCATCGCCGCTGACGAGAGCTTCTCGCAGGTGGACTTCGGTGGGCGTCTCATGAAGGTCAACACGGAGGTGCGGAGCTTCGGCCCACTGTCCAAGAACGGCTTCTACTTGGCGTTTCAGGACTATGGAGCCTGCATGTCCCTGCTCTCGGTCAGGGTCTTCTATAAGAAGTGCCCCAGCGTGGTGCAGAACTTTGCCGTGTTTCCTGAGACCATGACCGGAGCGGAGAGCACCTCACTGGTCATTGCACGGGGCATGTGTATCCCCAACTCAGAGGAAGTGGATGTCCCCATTAAACTCTACTGTAATGGAGATGGGGAGTGGATGGTGCCCATTGGCAGCTGCACCTGCAAAGCAGGCTTTGAACCGGACAACGGGAACATCTGCAGAG GTCTGCTCCAGCTGACCAAACTGAGCATGCTCAGAACTGATAAGATTGATTGA